The following are encoded in a window of Lynx canadensis isolate LIC74 chromosome B1, mLynCan4.pri.v2, whole genome shotgun sequence genomic DNA:
- the ADRA2C gene encoding alpha-2C adrenergic receptor, which produces MASPALAAALAAAATAAAGPNASGAGEGGSGGAANASGAAPGAAWGPPPGQYSAGAVAGLAAVVGFLIVFTVVGNVLVVIAVLTSRALRAPQNLFLVSLASADILVATLVMPFSLANELMAYWYFGQVWCGVYLALDVLFCTSSIVHLCAISLDRYWSVTQAVEYNLKRTPRRVKATIVAVWLISAVISFPPLVSLYRQPDSAAYPQCGLNDETWYILSSCIGSFFAPCLIMGLVYARIYRVAKLRTRTLSEKRAPAGPDGASPTTENGLGAAAGAGENGHCAPPRRPCADVDPEESSAAAERRRRRCALRRGGRRRRAGGEGGAGGTGGAEGPAPGPGATDSGTLAAARSPGPGGRLSRASSRSVEFFLSRRRRARSSVCRRKVAQAREKRFTFVLAVVMGVFVLCWFPFFFSYSLYGICREACQVPDPLFKFFFWIGYCNSSLNPVIYTVFNQDFRRSFKHILFRRRRRGFRQ; this is translated from the coding sequence ATGGCGTCCCCGGCGCTGGCGGCGGcgctggcggcggcggcgacggcggcggcgggCCCCAACGCGAGCGGCGCCGGCGAGGGGGGCAGCGGCGGGGCCGCCAACGCCTCGGGCGCCGCGCCGGGGGCCGCCTGGGGGCCGCCCCCGGGCCAGTACTCGGCGGGCGCCGTGGCGGGGCTGGCGGCCGTGGTGGGCTTCCTCATCGTCTTCACCGTGGTGGGCAACGTGCTGGTGGTGATCGCCGTGCTGACCAGCCGGGCGCTGCGGGCGCCGCAGAACCTCTTCCTGGTGTCGCTGGCCTCGGCCGACATCCTGGTGGCCACGCTGGTCATGCCCTTCTCGCTGGCCAACGAGCTCATGGCCTACTGGTACTTCGGGCAGGTGTGGTGCGGCGTGTACCTGGCGCTCGACGTGCTCTTCTGCACCTCGTCCATCGTGCACCTGTGCGCCATCAGCCTGGACCGCTACTGGTCGGTGACGCAGGCCGTCGAGTACAACCTGAAGCGCACACCGCGCCGCGTCAAGGCGACCATCGTGGCCGTGTGGCTCATCTCGGCTGTCATCTCCTTCCCCCCGCTCGTCTCGCTCTACCGCCAGCCCGACAGTGCCGCCTACCCGCAGTGCGGCCTCAACGACGAGACGTGGTACATCCTGTCCTCCTGCATCGGCTCCTTCTTCGCGCCCTGCCTCATCATGGGCCTGGTCTACGCGCGCATCTACCGCGTGGCTAAGCTGCGCACGCGCACGCTCAGCGAGAAGCGCGCGCCCGCGGGCCCCGACGGCGCGTCCCCGACCACGGAGAACGGGCTGGGTGCGGCAGCGGGAGCGGGCGAGAACGGGCACTGCGCGCCCCCGCGCCGCCCGTGCGCCGACGTGGATCCGGAGGAGAGCAGCGCGGCGGCGGAGCGGCGGCGGCGCCGATGTGCCCtgcggcggggcgggcggcggcggcgcgcgggCGGCGAGGGGGGCGCGGGCGGCACGGGCGGCGCCGAGGGGCCGGCGCCGGGGCCAGGAGCGACCGATTCGGGCACGCTGGCTGCCGCGAGGTCCCCGGGGCCCGGCGGGCGCCTGTCGCGCGCCAGCTCACGCTCCGTCGAGTTCTTTCTGTCGCGCCGGCGCCGGGCGCGCAGCAGCGTGTGCCGCCGCAAGGTGGCCCAGGCGCGCGAGAAGCGCTTCACCTTCGTGCTGGCGGTGGTCATGGGCGTGTTCGTGCTCTGCTGGTTCCCCTTCTTCTTCAGCTACAGCCTGTACGGCATCTGCCGCGAGGCCTGCCAGGTGCCCGACCCGCTCTTCAAGTTCTTTTTCTGGATCGGCTACTGCAACAGCTCGCTCAACCCGGTCATCTACACCGTCTTTAACCAGGACTTCCGGCGTTCATTCAAGCACATCCTCTTCCGACGGAGGCGAAGGGGCTTCAGGCAGTGA